Proteins encoded by one window of Flavobacterium sp. N502540:
- a CDS encoding SMI1/KNR4 family protein, whose translation MNFDNYKIIANYNTHKTDLFVADEEEILACEKTLNILFDEDYKAYVSEFGSGILGGTYVRIYLPETIMLTLDEWRNRITEYWFWDEGKDVLTKEEVLNSVRIGDTYDGDEIVLLKNEYFVLPRYSEMIYKAGTTLEEAITWLCSSGILTEAFSERNFEPFNPGEITE comes from the coding sequence ATGAATTTCGATAATTATAAAATAATAGCCAATTACAATACTCATAAAACGGATTTGTTTGTAGCAGATGAAGAAGAGATCCTGGCTTGTGAGAAAACGCTAAACATTCTTTTTGATGAAGACTACAAAGCCTATGTTTCAGAATTCGGAAGTGGAATCCTTGGAGGAACCTACGTACGGATTTATCTTCCTGAAACCATAATGCTGACGCTCGATGAGTGGAGGAATCGCATAACGGAATATTGGTTTTGGGATGAAGGAAAGGATGTGCTTACGAAAGAGGAAGTTTTGAATTCAGTAAGAATAGGGGATACGTACGACGGCGATGAGATTGTTCTTTTAAAAAACGAATACTTTGTTCTGCCAAGATATAGTGAAATGATCTATAAAGCAGGGACTACACTTGAAGAAGCGATAACCTGGCTGTGTTCGTCGGGAATCCTGACAGAAGCATTTTCTGAAAGAAATTTTGAACCATTTAATCCAGGAGAAATTACGGAATAA
- a CDS encoding aspartate-semialdehyde dehydrogenase, with protein MRIAVVGATGMVGEVMLKVLAERNFPVTELIPVASEKSVGKEIEYKGTKYKVVGLQTAVDMKADIAVFSAGGETSLEWAPKFAAAGTTVIDNSSAWRMDPTKKLVVPEINASTLTKEDKIIANPNCSTIQMVLTLAPLHRKYNIKRIIVSTYQSITGTGVKAVRQLENEYAGVQGELAYKYPIHRNAIPHCDSFEENGYTKEEMKLVRETQKILGDNTIRVTATAVRVPVVGGHSEAVNVEFTNDFDVNEVREILHHTDGVVVQDNLDTFTYPMPLFAEGKNDVFVGRIRRDESQPNTLNLWIVADNLRKGAATNTIQIAEYLIAAGLV; from the coding sequence ATGAGAATAGCAGTCGTAGGTGCCACTGGTATGGTTGGCGAAGTAATGCTTAAAGTTTTAGCAGAAAGAAATTTTCCCGTTACAGAGTTAATTCCGGTAGCTTCTGAGAAATCAGTAGGAAAAGAAATTGAATATAAAGGAACAAAATACAAAGTGGTAGGACTGCAGACAGCAGTGGATATGAAAGCTGATATTGCTGTTTTTTCGGCAGGAGGTGAAACTTCGCTGGAATGGGCTCCAAAATTTGCTGCAGCCGGTACAACTGTTATTGACAATTCATCAGCATGGAGAATGGATCCGACTAAGAAATTAGTGGTTCCTGAAATCAACGCTTCGACTTTAACCAAAGAAGATAAAATTATCGCAAACCCAAACTGTTCCACTATTCAAATGGTGTTGACTTTGGCTCCATTGCACAGAAAATACAACATTAAGAGAATTATAGTTTCTACGTATCAATCGATCACCGGAACGGGTGTAAAAGCGGTAAGACAGTTAGAAAATGAGTACGCCGGAGTTCAGGGTGAATTGGCTTATAAATATCCAATTCACAGAAATGCCATTCCACATTGCGACAGTTTTGAAGAAAACGGATACACTAAAGAAGAAATGAAATTAGTTCGTGAGACTCAAAAGATTCTGGGTGATAATACGATTAGAGTAACGGCTACAGCAGTTCGTGTACCGGTTGTTGGCGGACACAGTGAGGCAGTAAACGTTGAGTTTACGAATGATTTTGATGTAAATGAAGTACGTGAAATTTTACACCATACAGATGGAGTAGTAGTTCAGGATAACTTAGATACCTTTACTTATCCAATGCCATTGTTTGCAGAAGGTAAAAATGACGTTTTTGTAGGTAGAATTCGTCGTGACGAAAGCCAGCCAAATACTTTAAACCTATGGATTGTTGCCGATAACCTGAGAAAAGGAGCTGCAACAAATACCATTCAAATCGCTGAGTATTTAATCGCGGCAGGTTTGGTATAA
- a CDS encoding bifunctional UDP-N-acetylmuramoyl-tripeptide:D-alanyl-D-alanine ligase/alanine racemase, producing MSINVKSLIPVLNAEWTGSDSDVFVDHISIDSRSLQNGSKTLFIALSGINNDAHLYIAELIEKGVQNFVVQHIPENVKGKAHFLVVKNTLQALQEFAGYYRDLFHFPIIGLTGSNGKTIVKEWLNFLLSPDYNIIRSPKSYNSQVGVPLSVIAINEKHNLGIFEAGISTVNEMVKLERIIKPNIGVLTSIGSAHDEGFKNLEEKIDEKLLLFKNSTVIIYQNNKLVDVCLAKLSLNYFLSERVLFSWSFTDESADVFVVKHINEDETTSIQARYKNEIFDLEIPFSDSASIENAISCLSVLLYMKYDAETIQNRFQNLYPVQMRLEVKNGINNCSIIDDSYSSDFQSLKIALDFLESQQKKNASKTVILSDIFQSGFSNEELYTKVAQLIEDNKINRVIGIGETISSFAAKFSNCITFPNTAEFITQMESLNFENEAILIKGARSFQFEEIVSLLEEKTHETILEINLNSISHNLNYYKSKLATNVKLMVMVKAFGYGNGGLEIAKLLEHHKVDYLGVAFADEGISLKNGGIKLPIMVLNPESTSFPSIILYHLEPEIYSIKGLKAFLKIAREKNLKDFPIHIKLDTGMHRLGFEENTLEELIETLRGNSTVKVKSVLSHLATSDEVKHFDFVRSQIRLFENLSLKLITALDINPIRHILNTSGISNFPDAQYNMVRLGIGLYGVSNDPAEQKYLENVGTLKSIISQVRTIPEGDSVGYGRRFMADKETRVATIPIGYADGISRLWGNKVGYVVIKDQKAFILGSVCMDMLMVDVTDIDCKEGDSVIVFGESPTVIEMATALKTIPYEIMTSISQRVKRVFFR from the coding sequence ATGAGCATAAATGTAAAAAGCCTTATCCCGGTTCTCAATGCCGAATGGACAGGTTCAGATTCTGATGTTTTTGTTGACCATATTTCGATCGACAGCCGTTCTCTACAAAACGGTTCCAAAACTTTGTTTATTGCCCTGTCAGGGATTAATAATGATGCTCATTTGTATATTGCAGAATTGATAGAAAAAGGAGTTCAGAATTTTGTAGTACAGCATATTCCTGAGAATGTAAAAGGAAAAGCTCATTTTTTGGTGGTCAAAAATACACTACAAGCTTTACAGGAATTTGCGGGCTATTATAGAGATTTGTTTCATTTTCCAATTATCGGATTGACCGGAAGTAATGGTAAAACGATAGTAAAGGAATGGCTTAATTTCTTGTTGAGCCCGGACTATAATATTATCCGAAGCCCTAAAAGTTATAACTCTCAGGTTGGCGTTCCGTTATCTGTAATTGCCATTAATGAAAAACATAATCTGGGAATTTTCGAAGCCGGAATATCTACGGTTAATGAAATGGTGAAACTCGAAAGAATCATCAAACCTAATATTGGAGTTTTAACCAGTATCGGTTCGGCACATGATGAAGGATTTAAAAATCTGGAAGAGAAAATAGACGAAAAGTTATTGCTTTTTAAAAATTCAACAGTCATTATTTATCAGAACAACAAGCTTGTAGACGTATGTCTTGCAAAGTTAAGTCTGAACTATTTTTTATCGGAACGAGTACTTTTTTCATGGAGTTTCACTGATGAATCGGCAGATGTTTTTGTCGTGAAGCATATTAATGAGGATGAAACGACCAGTATTCAGGCCCGTTATAAAAATGAAATTTTTGACTTGGAAATTCCATTCAGTGATTCCGCTTCCATAGAAAATGCGATCTCCTGTCTGTCGGTTTTACTGTATATGAAGTACGATGCAGAAACCATTCAGAATCGATTTCAGAATTTGTACCCCGTGCAAATGCGTCTGGAGGTAAAAAATGGAATCAACAATTGCAGCATCATTGACGATAGTTACAGTTCAGACTTTCAGTCACTCAAGATAGCATTGGATTTTTTAGAAAGCCAGCAGAAAAAGAACGCATCAAAAACAGTTATTTTGTCGGATATTTTTCAAAGCGGATTTTCAAATGAAGAATTGTATACCAAAGTAGCACAGTTAATTGAGGATAATAAAATAAACCGTGTCATTGGGATAGGAGAAACGATTTCTTCCTTTGCCGCTAAATTCTCAAACTGTATTACTTTTCCAAATACAGCTGAATTTATTACGCAAATGGAGAGTCTGAATTTCGAAAATGAAGCCATTTTAATCAAAGGAGCGAGATCGTTTCAGTTTGAAGAAATTGTGTCATTACTCGAAGAAAAAACGCATGAAACGATTCTGGAGATCAATCTGAATTCGATTAGCCACAATCTGAATTACTATAAATCGAAATTAGCGACTAACGTTAAGCTAATGGTGATGGTTAAAGCATTTGGTTATGGAAACGGTGGACTTGAAATTGCGAAACTGCTTGAACATCACAAAGTAGATTATTTGGGTGTGGCTTTTGCCGATGAAGGAATCTCTCTAAAAAATGGTGGAATAAAACTACCAATTATGGTTCTGAATCCGGAATCGACCAGTTTTCCTTCGATTATACTGTATCATTTAGAACCCGAAATTTATAGTATTAAAGGATTAAAAGCATTTTTAAAAATTGCAAGAGAAAAGAATCTTAAAGATTTTCCAATTCACATCAAGCTGGATACCGGAATGCATCGTTTGGGTTTTGAAGAAAATACACTGGAGGAACTGATTGAAACTCTCAGAGGAAATTCGACCGTAAAAGTAAAAAGTGTGCTGTCGCATTTGGCAACAAGCGACGAAGTGAAGCATTTTGATTTTGTGAGATCCCAGATTCGTCTGTTTGAAAATCTGTCCTTAAAATTGATTACGGCTCTGGATATTAATCCGATTCGTCATATTCTCAATACTTCCGGAATAAGTAATTTTCCGGACGCACAATACAACATGGTACGTTTAGGAATTGGTTTATATGGAGTTTCAAACGATCCTGCTGAGCAAAAATATCTGGAAAATGTAGGTACTCTGAAATCAATTATCTCTCAGGTACGAACAATTCCGGAGGGAGACAGTGTTGGTTACGGACGTCGTTTTATGGCAGATAAAGAAACCAGAGTTGCCACCATACCTATTGGATATGCAGATGGAATTTCGCGCTTATGGGGAAATAAAGTTGGGTATGTGGTGATTAAGGACCAAAAAGCGTTCATTTTAGGGAGTGTTTGTATGGACATGCTCATGGTCGATGTCACCGATATCGATTGTAAAGAAGGTGACTCGGTAATTGTTTTTGGAGAAAGTCCAACGGTTATAGAAATGGCAACTGCTTTAAAAACAATACCGTATGAAATTATGACCAGCATATCACAGCGGGTAAAAAGAGTGTTTTTTAGATAA
- the mscL gene encoding large conductance mechanosensitive channel protein MscL — protein sequence MGFFADFKASLLKGDVLSLATAVVIGGAFGKIVGSAVDDIIMPVVGLLTGGIDFTQKFVTLDGNSYPNLAAAKAAGAAVITYGNLVQAIINFVIISFFVFVVLRAADKAKKKETVVEAAPVGPTQEELLTQIRDLLKK from the coding sequence ATGGGATTTTTTGCAGATTTTAAAGCTTCTTTGCTGAAAGGTGATGTGTTGAGTTTAGCAACAGCAGTTGTTATTGGTGGTGCATTTGGAAAAATAGTGGGTTCTGCTGTGGACGATATTATTATGCCAGTTGTTGGTTTACTTACAGGAGGAATTGATTTTACTCAAAAGTTTGTTACACTCGATGGTAATAGTTATCCAAATTTAGCCGCTGCTAAAGCCGCCGGAGCCGCAGTAATTACCTATGGAAATTTGGTTCAGGCAATCATTAATTTTGTAATTATATCGTTTTTTGTATTTGTGGTATTAAGAGCTGCAGATAAAGCAAAGAAAAAAGAAACAGTAGTCGAGGCAGCACCTGTCGGACCAACTCAAGAAGAGCTACTTACGCAAATTAGAGATTTGCTTAAAAAATAA
- a CDS encoding Mrp/NBP35 family ATP-binding protein — translation MKLDRKEILKALETITIAGEGKNMVESGAVANVITFGDEVVVDLVLHTPAMHIKKRAEDDIKKTIHELVSPEAKIKVNIKVETPEKNEIKGRAIPGIKNIIAVASGKGGVGKSTVTANLAVTLAKMGFSVGVLDADIYGPSMPIMFDVENEKPVSITVDGKSKMKPIESYEIKILSIGFFTAPSQAVIWRGPMAAKALNQMIFDADWGELDFMLIDLPPGTGDIHLSIMQSLPITGAVVVSTPQAVALADAKKGVAMFMQDNINVPVLGIIENMAYFTPEELPDNKYYIFGQEGAKNLAEDLNVPFLGEVPIVQSIREAGDYGRPAALQTASVIETVFEEITRNVVQETVNRNHSLPATEAIKITTMAGCSAVKKN, via the coding sequence ATGAAATTAGACAGAAAAGAAATTCTTAAAGCTCTAGAAACAATTACTATAGCGGGAGAAGGAAAAAATATGGTTGAAAGCGGCGCTGTTGCCAATGTCATTACTTTTGGTGATGAAGTTGTGGTAGACTTAGTGTTGCATACACCAGCAATGCACATCAAAAAAAGAGCGGAAGACGATATCAAAAAAACAATCCATGAATTGGTATCTCCAGAAGCAAAAATTAAAGTAAATATTAAAGTAGAAACTCCGGAGAAAAACGAAATTAAAGGTCGCGCTATTCCTGGAATCAAAAATATTATTGCTGTTGCTTCCGGTAAGGGAGGAGTTGGAAAATCGACTGTTACTGCAAATCTTGCTGTAACGCTTGCTAAAATGGGCTTTTCAGTTGGTGTTCTTGATGCCGATATCTACGGACCATCGATGCCAATTATGTTTGACGTTGAAAACGAAAAACCGGTTTCGATTACTGTTGACGGAAAATCAAAAATGAAACCTATCGAAAGCTATGAAATTAAAATACTTTCTATCGGTTTCTTTACAGCGCCAAGTCAGGCTGTAATTTGGAGAGGTCCAATGGCTGCAAAAGCACTGAATCAAATGATTTTTGATGCTGATTGGGGAGAATTAGATTTTATGTTAATCGACTTACCTCCGGGAACAGGAGATATTCATCTTTCGATCATGCAATCGCTGCCAATTACAGGAGCTGTAGTAGTAAGTACTCCTCAGGCTGTAGCTTTGGCTGATGCTAAAAAAGGAGTGGCGATGTTCATGCAGGACAACATTAACGTACCTGTTTTGGGAATTATAGAAAATATGGCTTATTTTACACCCGAAGAATTACCTGACAATAAATATTATATCTTTGGACAAGAAGGAGCAAAAAATCTTGCCGAAGACTTAAACGTTCCTTTTTTAGGAGAAGTTCCAATTGTACAATCTATTCGTGAAGCTGGTGATTACGGTCGTCCGGCTGCTTTACAAACTGCTTCGGTAATCGAAACCGTTTTTGAAGAAATTACACGCAATGTTGTACAGGAAACTGTAAACAGAAACCATAGTTTACCTGCAACTGAAGCCATAAAAATTACGACTATGGCGGGATGTTCAGCAGTTAAAAAAAATTAA
- a CDS encoding 2Fe-2S iron-sulfur cluster-binding protein, which produces MDVLIKIKDREGVIHELQAPTDMAMNIMELCKAYELPVEGTCGGMAMCASCQCYVLNDVALPEMGDEEEAMLSEAFYVKSNSRLGCQIPITEELEGLELELAPEY; this is translated from the coding sequence ATGGATGTATTAATAAAGATTAAAGATCGAGAAGGAGTTATACACGAATTACAAGCTCCGACTGATATGGCAATGAACATAATGGAGTTATGCAAAGCATACGAACTTCCTGTTGAAGGAACTTGCGGAGGAATGGCGATGTGTGCCTCTTGCCAGTGTTACGTTCTAAATGATGTTGCATTACCGGAAATGGGAGATGAAGAAGAGGCTATGCTTTCGGAAGCGTTTTATGTTAAATCTAATAGCCGTTTAGGTTGTCAGATCCCTATTACAGAAGAATTAGAAGGCCTGGAATTAGAACTGGCCCCGGAATATTAA
- a CDS encoding CbrC family protein, with translation MELPRFKYSPNAYEIDVFTEEEGICSICSVKRNLKYTGSFYSIEEPEYICPWCINDGSVSKKYNGEFNDYSGIENVSPDPSIQSKINISEKHLLEVCERTPSYVSWQQEVWLTHCNEPCAFIGYANNKIIEPFLDELKEDIEVNIGYDPELIRKYLTTDGSLVGYLFQCVNCGQHRLHADSD, from the coding sequence ATGGAATTACCTAGGTTTAAATATAGTCCTAATGCATACGAAATAGATGTTTTTACTGAAGAAGAAGGAATTTGTTCAATTTGTAGTGTAAAAAGAAACTTAAAATATACAGGTTCTTTTTATAGCATTGAAGAACCAGAATATATTTGTCCATGGTGTATTAATGATGGGAGTGTATCAAAAAAGTATAATGGAGAGTTTAATGATTATAGCGGTATTGAGAATGTATCTCCAGATCCTTCAATTCAAAGTAAAATCAATATTTCTGAGAAGCACTTATTGGAAGTATGCGAAAGAACGCCCAGCTACGTAAGCTGGCAACAAGAAGTATGGCTAACGCATTGTAATGAGCCGTGTGCTTTTATTGGTTATGCAAACAATAAAATTATCGAACCGTTTTTAGATGAGCTTAAAGAAGATATTGAGGTAAATATTGGTTATGATCCAGAGCTTATTCGTAAGTACTTAACAACTGACGGAAGCCTGGTCGGTTACTTATTTCAATGTGTAAACTGTGGACAGCATAGACTACATGCAGACTCTGATTAA
- a CDS encoding NifU family protein, translating into MTTEELTSNVLLALDEIRPFLNSDGGDITLISIEDDKHVKVRLEGACISCSVNQMTLKAGVETTIKKYAPQIETVVNIM; encoded by the coding sequence ATGACAACAGAAGAATTAACAAGCAACGTATTATTAGCTCTTGACGAAATCAGACCTTTTTTAAATTCTGATGGAGGAGACATCACGCTTATTTCTATAGAAGACGACAAACACGTTAAAGTGCGTCTTGAAGGAGCATGTATTAGCTGTAGTGTAAATCAAATGACGCTAAAAGCAGGAGTTGAGACCACTATAAAAAAATATGCGCCACAAATAGAAACGGTGGTTAATATCATGTAA
- a CDS encoding porin family protein encodes MKNSLKPKYDMRLLFSCLFLVSFFNSFAQEVKPEVKPEVKPVVRIDSLYREDQFYFSVTYNLLTQIPQGLKQNKFSVGLSTGFLRDMPINKSRTVAIATGLGLSYQNYNQNLTIAKGADGKLTYEVTDYNDIKSNRYKQYMVDLPIEFRWRNSTYESYRFWRIYGGFKLSYVFSNKSLLDTGEESHKISNNPDINRLQYSVYMAVGYNTWNLYLNYGLNPLFKNVTTVSGQNINVRTLNAGLIFYIL; translated from the coding sequence TTGAAAAACTCTTTAAAACCAAAATACGATATGCGACTACTATTTAGCTGTTTGTTTTTAGTATCGTTTTTTAATTCTTTTGCCCAGGAAGTAAAGCCGGAGGTCAAACCGGAAGTGAAGCCTGTTGTTAGAATAGATTCACTATATCGGGAAGATCAGTTTTATTTTTCGGTTACCTATAATCTTCTGACCCAGATTCCACAAGGGCTTAAACAAAATAAATTCTCTGTCGGGCTTTCTACCGGTTTTCTGCGTGATATGCCAATCAATAAAAGCAGAACGGTTGCCATTGCAACGGGTTTGGGTTTGAGTTATCAAAATTATAACCAGAACCTGACTATTGCTAAAGGTGCAGATGGTAAGTTGACTTATGAAGTAACCGATTACAATGATATTAAATCAAACCGATACAAACAGTATATGGTTGATCTTCCGATAGAATTTCGTTGGAGAAATTCGACCTACGAAAGTTATAGATTCTGGAGAATTTATGGAGGATTTAAACTAAGCTATGTTTTTTCTAATAAGTCTCTTTTAGACACCGGAGAAGAGTCTCATAAAATTTCGAACAATCCTGATATAAACAGACTTCAGTACAGCGTATACATGGCCGTTGGTTATAACACCTGGAATCTTTACCTCAATTATGGACTAAACCCCTTGTTTAAAAATGTAACAACGGTTTCAGGGCAAAACATTAATGTAAGAACGCTGAATGCGGGATTAATTTTCTACATTTTATAG
- a CDS encoding L,D-transpeptidase family protein translates to MRNFTSSSVIIAVSFLLLSFGSSAKESDVRYKFKAFDNVSASNRYLFRMAVDAAAISQFYKKYPNLKKYQNDVLDLYKKKEYKMIWYDEKSVSEFGALLYQKVRLLNEQGIKATMPYMNLVDDVFNENVTNDLPQIDTELLLSNMYVFYASNVYSGVDPATLKKIGWFLPAKTISYSKILDSLMVDPDRLNKDENLLFGQYYKLKSVLKRYRNIEKNKQWTKIDIDSINYKDLKPFDSGVAIKQIRQRLFVVGDLAQDSKRDVYDEEMMAGVLKYKKRYGLKLNYTLTRDHINQMNEPIGNRIKTIMLNMERCRWIPASLAKASEYIMVNIPSFRLIYVKDGKYELVSDVFVGTRMTETVIFSGNMDRIVFSPYWYVPQSIIKNELKLKMAEDKNYLADHNMEWNGGNVRQKPGPKNSLGLVKFMFPNPNDIYLHDTPAKSLFDFEKRIFSHGCINVKEAKPLALAILKDNPDWPVDKIDKAMSGEKETTCMLKTKIPIYIGYFTAWVTDDGEIGFYPDVYDRDKQLDKLLYSYSVVSK, encoded by the coding sequence ATGCGAAATTTTACTTCTTCATCTGTAATTATTGCTGTTAGTTTTTTGCTGCTTTCTTTCGGATCTTCCGCTAAAGAGAGCGATGTAAGATACAAATTCAAAGCGTTTGACAATGTTTCTGCATCAAATAGATATCTTTTTAGAATGGCTGTTGATGCGGCAGCAATCAGTCAGTTTTACAAAAAATATCCCAATTTAAAAAAATACCAAAATGACGTTTTAGACCTGTATAAAAAAAAGGAGTATAAAATGATTTGGTACGATGAGAAAAGCGTGAGCGAATTTGGTGCACTGCTGTATCAGAAAGTACGCTTGCTCAATGAGCAGGGAATAAAGGCTACAATGCCTTATATGAATCTGGTAGATGATGTTTTTAACGAGAACGTAACAAACGATCTTCCTCAAATTGACACAGAACTGTTGTTGTCTAATATGTATGTGTTTTACGCAAGCAACGTTTACTCAGGAGTTGATCCGGCAACATTAAAGAAAATAGGATGGTTTCTTCCTGCAAAAACTATTTCGTATTCTAAAATATTAGATTCGCTTATGGTTGATCCTGACCGATTGAATAAAGATGAGAATCTTTTGTTTGGTCAGTACTACAAACTTAAATCGGTATTGAAAAGATACAGAAACATCGAGAAAAACAAGCAATGGACAAAAATTGATATTGACAGCATAAATTATAAAGACCTAAAGCCTTTTGATAGTGGTGTTGCCATCAAACAAATCAGACAGCGATTGTTTGTGGTGGGAGACTTGGCGCAAGATTCTAAAAGAGATGTATATGATGAGGAGATGATGGCCGGAGTTTTAAAGTATAAAAAAAGGTACGGACTGAAACTGAACTATACCTTAACCCGTGATCATATCAATCAGATGAATGAACCCATTGGTAATCGTATCAAAACGATCATGCTGAATATGGAACGCTGTCGATGGATACCCGCCTCATTAGCAAAGGCCAGCGAATACATAATGGTTAACATTCCGTCCTTCAGGCTGATTTATGTTAAAGATGGGAAATATGAACTTGTTTCGGATGTCTTTGTGGGAACCCGTATGACCGAGACTGTAATTTTTAGTGGTAATATGGATCGAATTGTATTTAGTCCGTATTGGTATGTTCCGCAGAGTATCATCAAAAATGAGCTGAAACTGAAAATGGCAGAAGATAAAAACTATCTGGCCGATCATAATATGGAATGGAACGGAGGGAATGTAAGACAAAAACCGGGACCTAAAAATTCTTTAGGATTAGTTAAATTCATGTTTCCAAATCCAAATGACATTTACCTGCACGATACGCCTGCAAAAAGTTTGTTTGATTTTGAAAAACGTATTTTCAGCCATGGCTGTATTAATGTTAAAGAGGCAAAACCATTGGCTTTGGCTATTTTGAAAGACAATCCCGACTGGCCGGTAGATAAAATCGATAAAGCGATGAGTGGCGAAAAAGAAACGACTTGTATGCTGAAAACCAAAATTCCAATTTATATCGGATATTTTACCGCCTGGGTAACTGATGACGGGGAGATTGGTTTTTACCCTGATGTTTACGACAGAGATAAACAGCTGGATAAGTTATTGTATTCCTATTCAGTTGTTTCGAAATAA